Proteins found in one Zea mays cultivar B73 chromosome 1, Zm-B73-REFERENCE-NAM-5.0, whole genome shotgun sequence genomic segment:
- the LOC100502260 gene encoding Protein spotted leaf 11, with amino-acid sequence MDDESKSAPKSDVNTDAGAEAAAAAAPLPPSSSETAETEARVEAADGESQVVERLVELVSEIAAISDFRNSYRRQFCNLSRRIRLLVPMLEEAKEAPTPLTVASEAALRRLREALHAARDLLQLGSSGSKIFLVLDREKIMKTFQDVTARLEQALAGISFDELNISDEVREQVELVHTQFKRAKERSDSSDDDLFNELMSLCNSSSSDSVDPDTLRRLSEKLQLVTIYDLNHESLTLHEMASGGDPGAVVEKMSMLLKRIKDFVQTEDPEMGAQASTATISTKDNSACPVIPDDFRCPISLDLMKDPVIVATGQTYERGYIEMWLEAGHDTCPKTQQKLANKSLTPNYVLRSLITQWCEANGIEPPKRPAQLRDAPLSCSAAEHSNVLELLQKLSSQNLEDQRGSAGMLRQLAKRSAENRACIGDAGAIPILVSLLSTTDVSTQEHVVTALLNLSIYEENKARIISSGAVPGIVHVLKRGSMEARENSAATLFSLSIVDENKVTIGCSGAIPALVQLLSNGSQRGKKDAATALFNLCIYQGNKGKAVRAGLVPILLELLMETESGMVDEALAILAILSGHPEGKTAIGAASAIPVLVGVIRNGSPRNKENAAAVMVHLCSGEQQQQHLAEAQEQGIVSLLEELAESGTDRGKRKAVQLLERMNRFLKQQSQAEAEAEAMAQAHAQAQAQAQAQAQAQPQILVQAQAHADMQAERSLLPTSSDISDR; translated from the exons ATGGATGACGAATCTAAGTCTGCTCCTAAATCGGATGTGAACACCGACGCTGGCGCGGAAGCCGCGGCGGCCGCCGCTCCGCTGCCGCCCTCGAGCTCAGAAACGGCGGAGACGGAGGCAAGGGTTGAGGCGGCGGATGGGGAGAGCCAGGTGGTTGAGCGGTTGGTCGAGCTTGTGAGCGAGATCGCGGCCATCTCGGACTTCAGGAACTCGTACCGGCGTCAGTTCTGCAACCTGTCGCGGCGGATCCGGCTCCTCGTGCCCATGCTGGAGGAGGCCAAGGAAGCGCCCACGCCACTTACGGTGGCATCGGAGGCCGCGCTACGGCGGCTCAGGGAGGCGCTCCACGCCGCCAGGGATCTGCTCCAGCtcggcagcagcggcagcaagaTCTTCCTG GTTCTTGATAGAGAGAAAATAATGAAGACTTTCCAGGATGTCACTGCAAGACTTGAACAAGCCTTAGCTGGTATCTCGTTTGATGAACTTAATATATCTGATGAAGTAAGAGAGCAG GTTGAATTGGTGCATACTCAGTTCAAAAGAGCTAAGGAACGGTCAGATTCATCTGATGATGATCTTTTTAATGAGCTGATGTCTCTATGTAATTCAAGCAGCAGTGATAGTGTTGACCCAGATACTCTTCGAAGGTTATCTGAGAAGTTGCAGCTTGTCACAATATATGACCTCAATCATGAATCTCTGACCTTGCATGAGATGGCTAGTGGCGGTGATCCTGGTGCAGTTGTTGAAAAGATGTCAATGCTCCTCAAAAGGATTAAGGATTTTGTGCAGACAGAAGACCCTGAGATGGGTGCCCAAGCAAGTACAGCAACCATTTCTACAAAAGACAATTCAGCATGTCCTGTTATTCCCGATGATTTCCGTTGCCCAATATCACTGGATTTAATGAAAGATCCAGTTATTGTTGCCACTGGGCAG ACTTATGAGCGGGGGTACATAGAGATGTGGCTGGAGGCTGGCCATGATACCTGTCCGAAGACACAACAGAAGCTTGCCAATAAATCCCTGACCCCAAATTATGTCTTACGTAGTCTCATAACTCAATGGTGCGAGGCAAATGGTATTGAGCCTCCAAAACGCCCTGCTCAACTTAGGGATGCACCACTGTCATGTAGTGCTGCTGAGCATAGCAATGTTCTTGAGCTTCTTCAGAAATTGTCTTCCCAAAACCTTGAAGATCAACGTGGCTCTGCTGGTATGCTTCGTCAACTTGCCAAGCGCAGTGCTGAAAATCGTGCTTGTATTGGAGATGCTGGTGCTATTCCTATTCTTGTTAGTCTGCTATCAACCACTGATGTTAGCACCCAGGAACATGTGGTTACTGCTCTCTTGAATCTTTCCATCTACGAAGAGAACAAGGCAAGAATAATATCTTCTGGAGCTGTTCCTGGAATTGTGCATGTGTTAAAGAGGGGCAGCATGGAGGCTCGGGAGAATTCAGCTGCCACACTTTTCAGCCTATCTATTGTAGATGAGAACAAGGTGACTATTGGGTGTTCAGGGGCAATTCCTGCACTTGTGCAGCTATTGAGTAATGGAAGCCAACGGGGTAAAAAGGATGCGGCAACAGCACTATTTAACTTGTGTATTTACCAGGGCAACAAGGGGAAAGCTGTAAGAGCTGGATTGGTACCTATACTACTAGAACTGCTCATGGAGACTGAAAGTGGGATGGTAGATGAGGCCCTTGCAATATTGGCAATCCTCTCAGGCCATCCTGAGGGGAAGACAGCTATCGGCGCTGCTTCTGCAATACCTGTACTTGTTGGAGTTATCAGAAATGGATCTCCAAGGAACAAGGAAAATGCTGCTGCTGTTATGGTGCATCTATGCAGTGgtgagcagcagcaacagcatctTGCTGAAGCACAGGAGCAGGGCATCGTGTCTTTGCTGGAGGAGCTAGCAGAAAGTGGCACGGACAGAGGAAAGAGGAAAGCTGTGCAGCTGCTCGAACGAATGAATCGGTTCCTAAAGCAGCAGAGTCAAGCCGAAGCCGAAGCAGAGGCCATGGCACAGGCTCATGCACAAGCACAAGCACAAGCACAAGCACAAGCACAAGCGCAGCCTCAGATCCTGGTTCAAGCTCAAGCACATGCAGATATGCAAGCTGAACGATCACTACTTCCCACATCATCTGACATTTCGGATAGATGA
- the LOC100192516 gene encoding 60S ribosomal protein L3-like codes for MSHRKFEHPRHGSLGFLPRKRSSRHRGKVKSFPRDDAKKPCHLTAFLGYKAGMTHIVREVEKPGSKLHKKETCEAVTIIETPPLVIVGLVAYVKTPRGLRTLNSVWAQHLSEEVRRRFYKNWCKSKKKAFTKYALKYENDAGKKEIQLQLEKMKKYASVIRVIAHTQIRKMKGLKQKKAHLMEIQVNGGTIADKVDYGYKFFEKEVPVDAVFQKDEMIDIIGVTKGKGYEGVVTRWGVTRLPRKTHRGLRKVACIGAWHPARVSYTVARAGQNGYHHRTEMNKKVYKIGKAGQETHDASTEFDRTEKDITPMGGFPHYGIVKGDYLMIKGCCVGPKKRVVTLRQSLLKQTSRLALEEIKLKFIDTSSKFGHGRFQTTDEKQRFFGKLKA; via the exons ATGTCGCACCGTAAGTTCGAGCACCCGAGGCACGGCTCCCTCGGCTTCCTTCCCAGGAAGCGCTCCTCCCGTCACCGCGGCAAGG TGAAGTCATTCCCTAGGGATGACGCCAAGAAGCCTTGCCATCTCACTGCCTTCCTTGGCTACAAGGCTGGCATGACTCACATTGTCCGTGAGGTTGAGAAGCCAGGATCCA AACTCCATAAGAAGGAAACTTGTGAGGCTGTTACCATCATTGAAACCCCTCCTCTTGTCATTGTTGGGCTCGTGGCATATGTGAAGACTCCTCGTGGCCTCCGCACACTCAACTCTGTTTGGGCCCAACATCTTAGCGAAGAAGTGAGGAGAAGGTTCTACAAGAACTGGTGCAAGAGCAAGAAGAAGGCTTTCACAAAGTATGCTCTCAAATATGAAAATGATGCTGGCAAGAAGGAAATTCAGCTGCAGCTTGAGAAGATGAAGAAATATGCTTCTGTTATCCGTGTCATTGCTCATACCCAG ATTAGGAAGATGAAGGGTTTGAAGCAGAAGAAGGCTCACCTGATGGAGATTCAGGTCAATGGTGGTACCATTGCTGACAAggtggactatggctacaaattcttTGAGAAAGAGGTCCCTGTTGATGCTGTCTTCCAGAAGGATGAGATGATTGACATCATTGGTGTGACCAAGGGGAAAGGTTATGAGGGTGTGGTCACTCGTTGGGGTGTCACCCGGCTTCCCCGCAAGACCCACAGGGGTCTCCGCAAAGTTGCTTGTATCGGTGCATGGCATCCGGCTAGGGTCTCCTATACGGTTGCTCGTGCTGGTCAGAATGGGTACCACCACCGCACTGAgatgaacaagaaggtttacaagatcgGCAAGGCTGGACAAGAGACCCACGATGCCTCCACAGAGTTTGACAG GACTGAGAAGGACATCACTCCCATGGGTGGCTTCCCCCATTATGGTATCGTGAAGGGTGACTACCTGATGATCAAGGGCTGCTGTGTGGGTCCAAAGAAGAGGGTGGTGACCCTCCGCCAGTCCCTCCTGAAGCAGACTTCCCGGCTGGCGCTGGAGGAGATCAAGCTCAAGTTCATCGACACATCGTCCAAATTTGGGCACGGTCGCTTCCAGACTACCGATGAGAAGCAGAGGTTCTTTGGCAAGCTCAAGGCGTAA